GAAAACTTAATTAGGCAGATATATTTCCTGTATAGGTGGTTTCCAGTGATCTAGTCCTCCGATACAGGAGTCTTGCGAGGTGATCATCACTTGGCACCACAGTTCTTTAGCGCTTCTATAACCATCTCCCTAGGTGTGTCATCGACTACTTTTGCATCACCTAATGCCTTTAACAACACTAGTCGCAGCTTTCCATCCACCACCTTTTTATCCACTTGCATGGCTTTCAGGAAATGATCAACCGTCATGTCCACTGGGGATTGCTGCGGTAGCTGAGCTTTATTCAGGAGGCTCCGCACCCGTTCTAGCAGCACTTCATCTACATCGCCTTGCAGACGTGAAAGCTCCAGTGCCATCACCATCCCCGCCGCAACCGCTTCGCCATGTAACCAGCGCCCATAGCCCTGTACGGCTTCAATGGCGTGACCAAACGTGTGGCCAAAATTCAATATGGCGCGTCGCCCAGCCTCCCGCTCATCGTTAGCCACCACTTTGGCCTTATCCCGGCAACAGCGATCAACAGCGTAGGCCAGCACCTGCGGATCGCGACTCAGCAGGGCGTCGATATTGTCCTCAATCCAGGAAAAAAATGGTTCATCGCAAATCAGCCCATATTTAATGACCTCAGCAATACCGGCAGAGAACTCCCTGTCCGGCAGAGTCCGCAAGGTGTCCATGTCCGCCAAAACCAAGCGCGGCTGATAAAAAGCCCCGATCATGTTTTTGCCGAGTGGGTGATTAACACCAGTCTTGCCCCCAACGGAGGAATCCACCTGTGCGAGGAGGGTTGTAGGCACTTGAATGAAATCTACACCACGCTGGTAACTGGCAGCTGCGAAGCCACACATATCCCCAACAACCCCGCCACCGAGCGCAATCAGGGTTGTCGTACGGTTATGGCGTTGCTCTAGCAGGGTGTCAAAGATACGGTTTAGGGTATCCAGGGTCTTAAAGGACTCTCCATCAGGCAATTCGACAACGTCGACCTTATCGAAGCTGGACAAGCCTTTCTTT
This DNA window, taken from Microbulbifer sp. GL-2, encodes the following:
- the aroB gene encoding 3-dehydroquinate synthase — protein: MHCLNVELGERSYPITVGSKLLGDPQYLLPYIRGQQVCIVTNETIAPLYLAQLKKGLSSFDKVDVVELPDGESFKTLDTLNRIFDTLLEQRHNRTTTLIALGGGVVGDMCGFAAASYQRGVDFIQVPTTLLAQVDSSVGGKTGVNHPLGKNMIGAFYQPRLVLADMDTLRTLPDREFSAGIAEVIKYGLICDEPFFSWIEDNIDALLSRDPQVLAYAVDRCCRDKAKVVANDEREAGRRAILNFGHTFGHAIEAVQGYGRWLHGEAVAAGMVMALELSRLQGDVDEVLLERVRSLLNKAQLPQQSPVDMTVDHFLKAMQVDKKVVDGKLRLVLLKALGDAKVVDDTPREMVIEALKNCGAK